The DNA window TCCTTCACGAGCTGGCTCAACACAATTCGAATGAACTTCGCATTCCCGAACAGGTATCGACGCCACAGTCGTCGTGGCTCCTGGGCGAGCCTAAACAGCCATGCAAGGCCAGCGTTTTGAATCCACAGTGGAACGTCGCGTAGGTTCCCCGCAGTAAAGTCGAATGCAGCTCCGACGCAGGCAAAAATCCCTGGATACCGCGAAGCTAGGTACGCCGCCGCCTTGTCTTGTTTGGGTGTGCCCAACCCCACCCAGATGATGTGGGGTCTGCCCAACTCGATTTTTGACAGCTCGTAATCAAAGTCGTCGGATGTTAGATCCTTGAAGGGCGGCGAGGACACCCCAACGATGTCGACGCCGGGAAAGCGGGTACGTACATTTGATTGCAGCTTTTCAAGCGTCTCCGGCGTGCCACCGAGGAAATAGTGCTTCACACGTCGAGCGACGCCCTTGTCGAGTGTTCTTTCGAAAAATGTGGGCCCGTAGACCCGAGACGGCTGCGTGGTTCCGTCGCCACCGCTAAGCCAATTCATAGCCCACACGACGGGTTTCCCGTCGGGATAGTTGCGTCCGTTCCGAAACACCTCACGCAGTTCGTCGTCATCGTCAGCAAGCGCGATCGACCAGGCATTGGCGAGATGCACATGGTCGCTACGCTTCGAAAGGGCGTCCTCGATGGTGCGATTAACGGCTCGGGCGAGCGTGGTGACTTGAAAGTCGAGAGCGCCGACGCGGCAGCAGTCTAGCGGGGTGTT is part of the Mycolicibacterium tusciae JS617 genome and encodes:
- a CDS encoding WecB/TagA/CpsF family glycosyltransferase; this encodes MNTPLDCCRVGALDFQVTTLARAVNRTIEDALSKRSDHVHLANAWSIALADDDDELREVFRNGRNYPDGKPVVWAMNWLSGGDGTTQPSRVYGPTFFERTLDKGVARRVKHYFLGGTPETLEKLQSNVRTRFPGVDIVGVSSPPFKDLTSDDFDYELSKIELGRPHIIWVGLGTPKQDKAAAYLASRYPGIFACVGAAFDFTAGNLRDVPLWIQNAGLAWLFRLAQEPRRLWRRYLFGNAKFIRIVLSQLVKERLGKTAPRDT